A stretch of the Mycolicibacterium celeriflavum genome encodes the following:
- a CDS encoding DNA-directed RNA polymerase subunit alpha yields the protein MLISQRPTLSEEVKAENRSEFVIEPLEPGFGYTLGNSLRRTLLSSIPGAAVTSIRIDGVLHEFTTVPGVKEDVTDIILNLKGLVVSSEEDEPVTMYLRKQGPGEVTAGDIVPPAGVTVHNPEMHIATLNDKGKLEVELVVERGRGYVPAVQNKASGAEIGRIPVDSIYSPVLKVTYKVEATRVEQRTDFDKLILDVETKNSITPRDALASAGKTLVELFGLARELNVEAEGIEIGPSPAEADHIASFALPIDDLDLTVRSYNCLKREGVHTVGELVARTESDLLDIRNFGQKSIDEVKIKLHQLGLSLKDSPATFDPSEVAGYDVATGTWNSDAGYDLDDNQDYAETEQL from the coding sequence ATGCTGATCTCTCAGCGACCCACACTGTCCGAAGAAGTCAAGGCCGAGAACCGCTCGGAGTTCGTCATCGAGCCGCTGGAACCCGGTTTCGGTTACACCCTTGGCAATTCGCTTCGGCGCACGCTGCTGTCGTCCATTCCGGGCGCGGCGGTCACCAGCATCCGCATCGACGGAGTGCTGCACGAGTTCACCACGGTGCCGGGCGTCAAGGAAGACGTCACCGACATCATCCTGAACCTCAAGGGCCTGGTCGTGTCGTCCGAGGAGGACGAGCCGGTCACCATGTACCTGCGCAAGCAGGGCCCGGGTGAGGTCACCGCCGGCGACATCGTTCCGCCCGCGGGTGTGACGGTGCACAACCCCGAGATGCACATCGCCACCCTCAACGACAAGGGCAAGCTCGAAGTCGAGCTGGTCGTCGAGCGCGGCCGCGGCTACGTTCCGGCTGTGCAGAACAAGGCGTCGGGCGCCGAAATCGGCCGCATCCCGGTCGATTCCATCTACTCGCCGGTGCTCAAGGTCACCTACAAGGTGGAGGCCACCCGCGTCGAGCAGCGCACCGACTTCGACAAACTGATTCTCGACGTCGAGACCAAGAACTCGATCACACCGCGTGACGCGCTGGCGTCGGCCGGTAAGACGCTGGTCGAATTGTTCGGTCTGGCACGGGAGCTCAACGTCGAGGCAGAGGGCATCGAGATCGGCCCGTCACCGGCCGAGGCGGATCACATCGCCTCGTTCGCACTGCCGATCGACGACCTGGACCTCACGGTGCGGTCGTACAACTGCCTCAAGCGCGAGGGTGTGCACACGGTGGGCGAGTTGGTCGCCCGCACGGAGTCCGATCTGCTGGACATCCGAAACTTCGGCCAGAAGTCCATCGACGAGGTGAAGATCAAGCTGCACCAGCTGGGTCTGTCGCTCAAGGACAGTCCGGCGACGTTCGACCCGTCCGAGGTCGCCGGTTACGACGTCGCCACCGGCACCTGGAACAGCGATGCCGGCTACGACCTGGACGACAACCAGGACTACGCCGAAACCGAACAGCTCTAA
- the rpsD gene encoding 30S ribosomal protein S4 translates to MARYTGPATRKSRRLGVDLVGGDQSFEKRPYPPGQHGRARIKESEYRLQLQEKQKARFTYGVMEKQFRRYYDEAVRQPGKTGDNLLRILESRLDNVVYRAGLARTRRMARQLVSHGHFTVNGVKVDIPSYRVSQYDIIDVKEKSLNTDPFLIARETAGDRPIPSWLQVVGERQRILVHQLPERAQIDVPLSEQLIVELYSK, encoded by the coding sequence ATGGCTCGTTACACCGGACCCGCGACCCGCAAGTCACGCCGTCTCGGCGTGGACCTGGTCGGCGGCGATCAGTCGTTCGAGAAGCGCCCCTACCCGCCCGGCCAGCACGGCCGCGCGCGGATCAAGGAGAGCGAGTACCGCCTGCAGCTGCAGGAGAAGCAGAAGGCCCGCTTCACCTACGGCGTGATGGAGAAGCAGTTCCGTCGCTACTACGACGAGGCGGTGCGTCAGCCCGGCAAGACCGGTGACAACCTGCTGCGCATCCTGGAGAGCCGCCTGGACAACGTGGTGTACCGCGCCGGCCTGGCGCGCACCCGCCGGATGGCCCGCCAGCTGGTCAGCCACGGCCACTTCACCGTCAACGGTGTCAAGGTCGACATCCCGAGCTACCGGGTGTCGCAGTACGACATCATCGACGTGAAGGAGAAGTCGCTGAACACCGATCCGTTCCTGATCGCCCGGGAAACCGCGGGCGATCGGCCGATCCCGTCGTGGCTTCAGGTCGTCGGTGAACGCCAGCGCATCCTGGTGCATCAGCTGCCGGAGCGCGCGCAGATCGACGTCCCGCTCTCCGAGCAGCTGATCGTCGAGCTCTACTCGAAGTAA
- the rpsK gene encoding 30S ribosomal protein S11, which translates to MPPAKKAAASSPKKGQKTRRREKKNVPHGAAHIKSTFNNTIVTITDPQGNVIAWASSGHVGFKGSRKSTPFAAQLAAENAARKAQEHGVKKVDVFVKGPGSGRETAIRSLQAAGLEVGAIADVTPQPHNGCRPPKRRRV; encoded by the coding sequence ATGCCTCCAGCTAAAAAAGCCGCTGCTTCATCTCCTAAGAAGGGGCAGAAGACCCGTCGCCGGGAAAAGAAGAACGTCCCGCACGGCGCCGCGCACATCAAGAGCACGTTCAACAACACGATCGTGACGATCACCGATCCGCAGGGCAACGTCATCGCCTGGGCGTCGTCGGGCCATGTGGGCTTCAAGGGCTCGCGTAAGTCCACGCCGTTCGCTGCGCAGCTGGCCGCCGAGAACGCCGCCCGCAAGGCGCAGGAACACGGCGTGAAGAAGGTCGACGTGTTCGTCAAGGGTCCCGGCTCGGGCCGCGAGACCGCCATCCGATCGCTGCAGGCCGCCGGCCTCGAGGTCGGCGCGATCGCCGATGTCACGCCGCAGCCACACAACGGCTGCCGTCCGCCCAAGCGGCGCAGGGTCTAG
- the rpsM gene encoding 30S ribosomal protein S13, translating into MARLMGVDLPRDKRMEIALTYIYGVGRTRSQEILAATGIDKDQRTKDLTDDQVTALRDYIEGNLKVEGDLRREVQSDIRRKIEIGCYQGLRHRRGLPVRGQRTKTNARTRKGPKRTIAGKKKAR; encoded by the coding sequence ATGGCACGTCTCATGGGCGTCGACCTCCCGCGCGACAAGCGCATGGAGATCGCGCTGACCTACATCTACGGCGTCGGCCGTACCCGGTCCCAGGAGATCCTGGCCGCGACCGGTATCGACAAGGACCAGCGCACCAAAGACCTCACCGATGATCAGGTGACGGCGCTGCGCGATTACATCGAGGGCAACCTCAAGGTGGAGGGCGATCTGCGTCGCGAGGTGCAGTCCGATATCCGCCGCAAGATCGAGATCGGCTGCTACCAGGGTCTGCGGCACCGCCGCGGCCTTCCGGTGCGCGGTCAGCGGACCAAGACCAACGCGCGCACCCGTAAGGGTCCCAAGCGCACCATCGCGGGCAAGAAGAAGGCCAGGTAA